One Pseudorasbora parva isolate DD20220531a chromosome 8, ASM2467924v1, whole genome shotgun sequence DNA window includes the following coding sequences:
- the LOC137085374 gene encoding fap1 adhesin-like, whose product MEGTTSRLLSFSLALLSLCVCSHIGSVSGFVRSGYPIYYGAGTGFPMQADVKPRSSYSSWYGIKVPSPISPQSSMELTSSAEEVKGGYTSVSYSPQNGSSGFGPVTDLYKPGSDSDARSQLQGSLSLAGSGSLVSGSVATAVGPSMSSESLPEPAKLHYQTAEQPVVHSNESVASSSQQLLQNGSQSSGPLVQVRYQAATHPIIKPQRSRLQFGANLLSDTRPVHFPSATYVKALQQINETSQPNYQLGQVSYGSGLVPLLSGQQLVQSGYGSMVPPNDVQQAQALNQLVAQPSIQLSRQASSQNSEQVISNSMEQSSGLPLAQVSSQSLDQSITQQPAQVSSQSVDQSSTQQPAQDSSQSVSQPSGLLLVQGSSQPVDQSSTQQPVQASSQSMDLSSTQQPAQDSSQSVSQPIGLLLVQGSSQPVDQSNTHQPAQASSQSVVQSGSLSSAQVRYQYVSQPSGLLPAQARYQSVFKPSGLTLAQARYQSISQPSGMLSAQTHYQSVDQPSVLQPAQARYQSVFKPSGLKFAQARYQSISQPSGLLSAHTRYQSVDQPSSLKLAQARYQYVSRPSGLLSAKARYQSVSKPSGLLLVQGSSQSVDQSSTQQPAQASSQPVDHSSTQPAQDSSQSVVQSGSLSLAQAQYQSVDQPSGLLLAQDSSQSVDQSNTQQPDQASSQSVDQSSTQQPAQDSSQSEVQSGSLSSAQAPYQYVSQPSGPLLEVSSQPLDQSITQQPAQDSSQSVSQPSGLLLVEVSSHPLDQSITQQPAQDSSLSVSQPSGMLLVQGSSQSVDQSSTQQPTQASSQPVDQSSTQPAQASSQSVIQSGSLSSDQAPYQYVSKPSGLLSAQTYYQSVDQLSVLLSAQARYQSVSKPSGLKLPQVRYQSISLPSSLQSAQARYQSISQPSGLKVAQASSPSVYQSKPQQTALASFQSVAHSGSLSSAQAPYQYVSKPSGLLSAQARYQSVSKPSGLKLPQVRYQSISQPSGLQSAQARYQSISQPSSLQSAQARYQSLSQPSGLKVAQASSLSVDQSKPQQPAQVSTQSVVQSGSLSSAQARNQYVSQPSGLQSAQTRYQSVDQPSGLKLAQARYQSISQPSGMLSAQTHYQSVDQPSVLQPAQARYQSISQPSGMLSAQTRYQSVDQPSGLKFAQARYQSISQPSGLLSAQTRYQSVDQPSGLKLAEARYQSISQPSSLQSAQARYQSISQPSGLLSAQTRYQSVDQPSGLKLAEARYQSISQPSGLLSAHTRYQSVDQPSSLKLAQARYQYVSRPSGLLSAKARYQSVSKPSGLLLVQGSSQSVDQSSTQQPAQASSQSVDQSSTQQPAQASSQPVDHSSTQPAQDSSQSVVQSGSLSSAQAQYQSVDQPSGLLLAQDSSQSVDQSNTQQPDQASSQSVDQSSTQQPAQDSSQSEVQSGSLSSAQAPYQYVSQPSGPLLEVSSQPLDQSITQQPAQDSSQSVSQPSGLLLVEVSSHPLDQSITQQPAQDSSLSVSQPSGMLLVQGSSQSVDQSSTQQPTQASSQPVDQSSTQPAQASSQSVIQSGSLSSDQAPYQYVSKPSGLLSAQTHYQSVDQPSVLLSAQARYQSVSKPSGLKLPQVRYQSISLPSSLQSAQARYQSISQPSGLKVAQASSPSVYQSKPQQTALASFQSVAHSGSLSSAQAPYQYVSKPSGLLSAQARYQSVSKPSGLKLPQVRYQSISQPSGLQSAQARYQSISQPSSLQSAQARYQSLSQPSGLKVAQASSLSVDQSKPQQPAQASSQSVVQSGSLSSAQARNQYVSQPSGLQSAQARYQSIYQPSSLQSSQARYQSLSQPSGLKVAQASSLSVDQSKPQQPAQASSQSVVQSGSLSSAQARNQYVSQPSGLQSAQARYQSISQPSSLQSSQARYQSLSQPSGLKLAQATSQFVDQSNMQQQAHVRYQSVSKPSGLKVAQASSLSVDQSKPQQPAQASSQSVVHSGSLSSAQARYQSLSQPSGLKLAQATSQFVDQSNMQRTAQVRYQSVVQSGSLPSAHARYQSVFRSPGFHVFPIPEQSSLGSKPLGQPSNVPLHAMSLQSVQPDFQDLTPLQTTQNKRLSPGILRLLQQVKS is encoded by the exons ATGGAGGGTACCACTAGCCGACTATTAAG TTTTTCTCTGGCACTTCTCAGTCTTTGTGTCTGTAGCCATATTGGAAGTG TTAGTGGCTTTGTCAGGAGTGGCTATCCCATATACTATGGGGCTGGTACTGGTTTTCCCATGCAGGCTGATGTGAAACCACGAAGTTCCTACAGTTCCTGGTATGGCATTAAAGTACCAAGTCCCATTAGTCCTCAAAGTTCCATGGAATTAACTTCTAGTGCTGAAGAAGTTAAGGGTGGTTATACCAGTGTAAGCTATAGTCCTCAAAATGGCTCTTCTGGTTTTGGACCAGTGACTGATTTATATAAGCCTGGTTCTGACTCTGATGCTAGAAGCCAACTTCAAGGATCTCTATCTTTGGCTGGTAGTGGTAGTCTTGTTTCTGGTTCTGTGGCCACTGCAGTGGGCCCAAGTATGAGCAGTGAGTCTCTACCCGAGCCAGCAAAGCTCCACTATCAAACTGCAGAACAGCCTGTAGTACACAGTAATGAGTCTGTGGCATCTAGCAGCCAGCAACTATTGCAGAACGGTTCCCAGTCCAGTGGTCCATTAGTGCAAGTCCGCTACCAGGCTGCAACGCATCCCATTATAAAGCCTCAGAGAAGTAGACTTCAATTTGGTGCCAACTTGCTTTCTGACACCAGGCCAGTCCATTTTCCAAGTGCTACCTATGTCAAGGCTTTGCAGCAAATAAATGAGACCTCACAACCCAACTATCAATTAGGACAAGTCAGTTATGGGTCTGGACTTGTGCCATTGCTCAGTGGCCAGCAACTAGTGCAGTCAGGCTATGGTTCCATGGTTCCGCCCAATGATGTGCAACAAGCACAGGCACTAAACCAACTTGTGGCTCAGCCCAGCATCCAACTATCACGTCAAGCAAGCAGCCAGAACTCTGAGCAAGTTATTTCAAACTCCATGGAACAGTCCAGTGGCCTACCTCTAGCACAAGTCAGCTCACAGTCTCTAGACCAGTCCATCACCCAACAACCAGCCCAAGTCAGCTCCCAGTCTGTGGATCAGTCTAGCACCCAACAACCAGCCCAAGACAGCTCACAATCTGtgtcccagcccagtggcctgctgcTAGTACAAGGCAGCTCACAGCCTGTGGACCAGTCCAGCACCCAACAACCAGTCCAAGCCAGCTCCCAGTCTATGGATCTGTCTAGCACCCAACAACCAGCCCAAGACAGCTCACAATCTGTGTCCCAGCCCATTGGCCTGCTGCTAGTACAAGGCAGCTCACAGCCTGTGGACCAGTCCAACACCCACCAACCAGCCCAAGCCAGCTCACAATCTGTGGTCCAGTCAGGTAGCCTGTCGTCAGCCCAAGTCCGTTACCAGTATGTGTCCCAGCCCAGTGGCTTGCTGCCAGCACAAGCCCGCTACCAGTCTGTATTTAAGCCCAGTGGCCTGACGCTTGCACAAGCCCGTTACCAGTCCATATCCCAGCCCAGTGGCATGCTGTCAGCACAAACCCATTACCAGTCTGTGGACCAGCCCAGTGTCTTGCAGCCAGCACAAGCCCGCTACCAGTCTGTGTTTAAGCCCAGTGGCCTGAAGTTTGCACAAGCCCGTTACCAGTCCAtatcccagcccagtggcctgctgtCAGCACATACCCGTTACCAGTCTGTGGACCAGCCCAGTAGCCTGAAGCTGGCACAAGCTCGTTACCAGTATGTGTCTCGGCCCAGTGGCTTGCTGTCAGCAAAAGCCCGCTACCAGTCTGTATCTAAGCCCAGTGGCCTACTGCTAGTACAAGGCAGCTCACAGTCTGTGGACCAATCCAGCACCCAACAACCAGCCCAAGCCAGCTCCCAGCCTGTGGACCATTCCAGCACACAACCAGCCCAAGACAGCTCACAATCTGTGGTCCAGTCAGGTAGCCTGTCATTAGCCCAAGCCCAATACCAGTCTGTGgaccagcccagtggcctgctgcTAGCACAAGACAGCTCCCAGTCTGTGGACCAGTCCAACACCCAACAACCAGACCAAGCCAGCTCCCAGTCTGTGGATCAGTCAAGCACCCAACAACCAGCCCAAGACAGCTCACAATCTGAGGTCCAGTCAGGTAGCCTGTCATCAGCCCAAGCCCCTTACCAGTATGtgtcccagcccagtggcccGCTGCTAGAAGTCAGCTCACAGCCTCTGGACCAGTCCATCACCCAACAACCAGCCCAAGACAGCTCACAATCTGtgtcccagcccagtggcctgctgcTAGTAGAAGTCAGCTCACACCCTCTGGACCAGTCCATCACCCAACAACCGGCCCAAGACAGCTCACTATCTGTGTCCCAGCCTAGTGGCATGCTGCTAGTACAAGGCAGCTCACAGTCTGTGGACCAGTCCAGCACACAGCAACCTACCCAAGCCAGCTCACAGCCTGTGGACCAGTCCAGCACACAACCAGCCCAAGCCAGCTCACAATCTGTGATCCAGTCAGGTAGCCTGTCATCAGACCAAGCCCCTTACCAGTATGTGTCCAAGCCCAGTGGCTTGCTGTCAGCACAAACCTATTACCAGTCTGTGGACCAGCTCAGTGTCTTGCTGTCAGCACAAGCCCGCTACCAGTCTGTATCTAAACCCAGTGGCCTGAAGCTGCCACAAGTCCGTTACCAGTCCATATCTCTGCCCAGCAGTCTGCAGTCAGCACAAGCCCGTTACCAGTCCAtatcccagcccagtggcctgaagGTGGCACAAGCCAGCTCACCGTCTGTGTACCAGTCCAAACCTCAACAAACTGCCCTAGCAAGTTTTCAATCTGTGGCCCACTCAGGTAGCCTGTCATCAGCCCAAGCCCCTTACCAGTATGTGTCCAAGCCCAGTGGCTTGCTGTCAGCACAAGCCCGCTACCAGTCTGTATCTAAACCCAGTGGCCTGAAGCTGCCACAAGTCCGTTACCAGTCCATATCCCAGCCTAGTGGTCTGCAGTCAGCACAAGCCCGCTACCAGTCCATATCTCAGCCCAGCAGTCTGCAGTCAGCACAAGCCCGTTACCAGTCTCtgtcccagcccagtggcctgaagGTGGCACAAGCCAGCTCACTGTCTGTGGACCAGTCCAAACCTCAACAACCTGCCCAAGTCAGTACCCAATCTGTGGTCCAGTCAGGTAGCCTGTCATCAGCCCAAGCCCGTAACCAGTATGTGTCCCAACCCAGTGGTCTGCAGTCAGCACAAACCCGTTACCAGTCTGTGgaccagcccagtggcctgaagCTTGCACAAGCCCGTTACCAGTCCATATCCCAGCCCAGTGGCATGCTGTCAGCACAAACCCATTACCAGTCTGTGGACCAGCCCAGTGTCTTGCAGCCAGCACAAGCCCGCTACCAGTCCATTTCCCAGCCCAGTGGCATGCTGTCAGCACAAACCCGTTACCAGTCTGTGgaccagcccagtggcctgaagTTTGCACAAGCCCGTTACCAGTCCATttcccagcccagtggcctgctgtCAGCGCAAACCCGTTACCAGTCTGTGgaccagcccagtggcctgaagCTTGCAGAAGCCCGTTACCAGTCCATATCTCAGCCCAGCAGTCTGCAGTCAGCACAAGCCCGTTACCAGTCCAtatcccagcccagtggcctgctgtCAGCACAAACCCGTTACCAGTCTGTGgaccagcccagtggcctgaagCTTGCAGAAGCCCGTTACCAGTCCATATCCCAGCCGAGTGGCCTGCTGTCAGCACATACCCGTTACCAGTCTGTGGACCAGCCCAGTAGCCTGAAGCTGGCACAAGCTCGTTACCAGTATGTGTCTCGGCCCAGTGGCTTGCTGTCAGCAAAAGCCCGCTACCAGTCTGTATCTAAGCCCAGTGGCCTACTGCTAGTACAAGGCAGCTCACAGTCTGTGGATCAGTCCAGCACCCAACAACCAGCCCAAGCCAGCTCACAGTCTGTGGACCAATCCAGCACCCAACAACCAGCCCAAGCCAGCTCCCAGCCTGTGGACCATTCCAGCACACAACCAGCCCAAGACAGCTCACAATCTGTGGTCCAGTCAGGTAGCCTGTCATCAGCCCAAGCCCAATACCAGTCTGTGgaccagcccagtggcctgctgcTAGCACAAGACAGCTCCCAGTCTGTGGACCAGTCCAACACCCAACAACCAGACCAAGCCAGCTCCCAGTCTGTGGATCAGTCAAGCACCCAACAACCAGCCCAAGACAGCTCACAATCTGAGGTCCAGTCAGGTAGCCTGTCATCAGCCCAAGCCCCTTACCAGTATGtgtcccagcccagtggcccGCTGCTAGAAGTCAGCTCACAGCCTCTGGACCAGTCCATCACCCAACAACCAGCCCAAGACAGCTCACAATCTGtgtcccagcccagtggcctgctgcTAGTAGAAGTCAGCTCACACCCTCTGGACCAGTCCATCACCCAACAACCAGCCCAAGACAGCTCACTATCTGTGTCCCAGCCTAGTGGCATGCTGCTAGTACAAGGCAGCTCACAGTCTGTGGACCAGTCCAGCACACAGCAACCTACCCAAGCCAGCTCACAGCCTGTGGACCAGTCCAGCACACAACCAGCCCAAGCCAGCTCACAATCTGTGATCCAGTCAGGTAGCCTGTCATCAGACCAAGCCCCTTACCAGTATGTGTCCAAGCCCAGTGGCTTGCTGTCAGCACAAACCCATTACCAGTCTGTGGACCAGCCCAGTGTCTTGCTGTCAGCACAAGCCCGCTACCAGTCTGTATCTAAACCCAGTGGCCTGAAGCTGCCACAAGTCCGTTACCAGTCCATATCTCTGCCCAGCAGTCTGCAGTCAGCACAAGCCCGTTACCAGTCCAtatcccagcccagtggcctgaagGTGGCACAAGCCAGCTCACCGTCTGTGTACCAGTCCAAACCTCAACAAACTGCCCTAGCAAGTTTTCAATCTGTGGCCCACTCAGGTAGCCTGTCATCAGCCCAAGCCCCTTACCAGTATGTGTCCAAGCCCAGTGGCTTGCTGTCAGCACAAGCCCGCTACCAGTCTGTATCTAAACCCAGTGGCCTGAAGCTGCCACAAGTCCGTTACCAGTCCATATCCCAGCCTAGTGGTCTGCAGTCAGCACAAGCCCGCTACCAGTCCATATCTCAGCCCAGCAGTCTGCAGTCAGCACAAGCCCGTTACCAGTCTCtgtcccagcccagtggcctgaagGTGGCACAAGCCAGCTCCCTGTCTGTGGACCAGTCCAAACCTCAACAACCTGCCCAAGCCAGTTCCCAATCTGTGGTCCAGTCAGGTAGCCTGTCATCAGCCCAAGCCCGTAACCAGTATGTGTCCCAGCCCAGTGGTCTGCAGTCAGCACAAGCCCGCTACCAGTCTATATATCAGCCCAGCAGTCTGCAGTCATCACAAGCCCGTTACCAGTCTCtgtcccagcccagtggcctgaagGTGGCACAAGCCAGCTCACTGTCTGTGGACCAGTCCAAACCTCAACAACCTGCCCAAGCCAGTTCCCAATCTGTGGTCCAGTCAGGTAGCCTGTCATCAGCCCAAGCCCGTAACCAGTATGTGTCCCAGCCCAGTGGTCTGCAGTCAGCACAAGCCCGCTACCAGTCCATATCTCAGCCCAGCAGTCTGCAGTCATCACAAGCCCGTTACCAGTCTCtgtcccagcccagtggcctgaagCTGGCACAAGCCACCTCGCAGTTTGTGGACCAGTCTAACATGCAACAACAAGCCCATGTCCGCTACCAGTCTGTATCTAAACCCAGTGGCCTGAAGGTGGCACAAGCCAGCTCACTGTCTGTGGACCAGTCCAAACCTCAACAACCTGCCCAAGCCAGTTCCCAATCTGTGGTCCACTCAGGTAGCCTGTCATCAGCCCAAGCCCGTTACCAGTCTCtgtcccagcccagtggcctgaagCTGGCACAAGCCACCTCACAGTTTGTGGACCAGTCTAACATGCAACGAACAGCCCAAGTCCGTTACCAGTCTGTCGTCCAGTCAGGTAGCCTGCCATCTGCGCACGCCCGTTACCAATCTGTGTTCCGGAGCCCTGGTTTCCATGTCTTTCCTATCCCAGAGCAATCTAGCCTTGGTTCCAAACCTCTGGGACAGCCCAGCAATGTACCTCTTCACGCTATGAGTCTGCAGTCTGTCCAGCCTGACTTCCAAGATTTAACACCTCTGCAGACTACTCAAAACAAACGTCTCTCTCCAGGCATATTGAGGTTGTTGCAACAAGTGAAGTCATAG